In Fusarium verticillioides 7600 chromosome 4, whole genome shotgun sequence, the following proteins share a genomic window:
- a CDS encoding salicylate hydroxylase, which produces MPGRTETSLSIGIIGSGLGGLSAAIALRRAGHQVTLYERYDFGGEVGASLSVASNGSRFLEEWDVDIPAAKPVILRNLIRHNYSTGEVEGTYPLGDYRERFGTDYNNFHRIDLHNHLKDTALSQSGKGRPAELKTWHKASKLDTETGHITFENGNEATHDAIICADGIRSVMREQLGVIPNFVPSTSCCYRCIIYADKLRELGLEEYINNEAIEFWGGDTKTKIVLSACSDNNVVSCYCFYPAEKNDTKEDGWNISTTGDVLASTFPGLDPKLIKLFLNAEDIKMWRLYNHDPYPYWTKGRCTLLGDAAHPMMPDQSQGACMAIEDAGALGILFSEKYSDLSVEKRLKLYEAERKPRATRLQEASKRARENLNERIGWSSKNTKPGMLTIDEVCAYDMHAHIAGLVNDAQVSP; this is translated from the coding sequence atgcCTGGACGAACAGAAACGTCTCTCTCAATAGGCATCATCGGCTCcggtcttggtggtctctCCGCCGCCATCGCCCTCCGACGAGCCGGCCACCAAGTCACGCTCTATGAGCGTTACGACTTTGGTGGTGAAGTTGGTGCATCTCTCTCAGTCGCTTCCAACGGCTCTCGCTTCCTGGAAGAATGGGACGTTGACATTCCCGCTGCCAAGCCAGTCATTTTGCGCAACCTCATCCGCCATAACTATTCTactggagaagttgagggcaCATACCCTTTGGGAGACTATCGCGAACGCTTCGGCACAGACTACAACAACTTTCATCGAATCGATTTGCATAATCACCTCAAGGACACTGCTTTGTCGCAAAGTGGCAAGGGTCGTCCTGCTGAGTTGAAGACATGGCACAAGGCATCCAAACTTGACACTGAGACTGGCCATATTActtttgagaatggcaatgAGGCTACacatgatgccatcattTGTGCAGACGGTATCCGAAGCGTGATGCGTGAGCAACTTGGCGTCATCCCCAACTTCGTTCCCAGCACATCTTGCTGCTATCGCTGCATCATATACGCCGACAAGCTACGTGAGCTTGGCCTAGAGGAGTATATCAAcaacgaagccatcgagTTTTGGGGCGGCGAcacaaagaccaagatcgTGCTGTCAGCATGCAGCGATAACAACGTTGTGTCATGCTACTGCTTTTAtccagctgagaagaatgacACCAAGGAAGATGGATGGAACATCTCCACCACTGGCGACGTCCTTGCTTCTACCTTCCCAGGGCTAGaccccaagctcatcaagctgtTCCTCAACGCTGAAGACATCAAGATGTGGCGCCTTTATAACCACGATCCATATCCCTACTGGACCAAAGGCCGATGCACACTGCTCGGCGATGCTGCGCATCCCATGATGCCAGATCAAAGTCAGGGTGCTTGTATGGCAATAGAAGATGCAGGTGCTTTAGGTATTTTGTTCTCCGAGAAGTACTCAGACTTGAGTGTTGAAAAGCGTCTCAAGTTGTATGAGGCGGAGCGAAAGCCACGCGCTACAAGGTTGCAAGAAGCGAGCAAGCGTGCGAGGGAGAACCTGAATGAGAGGATTGGGTGGTCGAGCAAGAATACGAAGCCggggatgttgacgattGATGAGGTCTGTGCTTATGATATGCATGCACACATCGCTGGATTAGTCAATGATGCGCAAGTCTCACCATAG
- a CDS encoding cytochrome P450 oxidoreductase, producing the protein MIGFVLLGAGLAGLFIRLVIYPIILYFIDPKGLRKYANFSWLSPLTDLRHCYLSHTGTRSETLAAEHDRRGEHILRIGPNALSFSHPQAVRDIYGHQTKCTKDHKETVLAGTHRNLFDVVDKSDHSRKRRLLSAAFATRNLEKWEFKVQYTTQRLLDAFDQRCTGPLKPNTNPDPEDLTVDFNHWINLWTIEAINYIALSSKMTLLETGTDEVIAEKPDGTLYPARYRQAQNAAAMCKSVFVWEYELYPWLARISKVVPNKWKSYWATSAPWGDICYHQAKDRLRRYEAGEKLDDFFSCLMVNKNGVPNDLEWGEIVAETSAIIDAGAETTAIALTHILQLLISHPKQMQRLRDEVAAVMDEEDVISPFDKVKDLPYLKACLDEGLRLIPPVSSGLPRRTPPEGAKIMETWIPGDTSVSMTIWSAHHNEDIYPEPYVFKPERWLDLEERKRMEPFFIPFSAGARGCIGRNISYLEQQIVLATLVHRYEFAMPTKDFTVDRFEAFNLIMGKLPIKIWRR; encoded by the coding sequence ATGATTGGTTTTGTTCTCCTTGGGGCCGGTCTGGCAGGCTTGTTCATTCGTCTTGTCATTTATCCCATCATATTGTACTTCATCGATCCAAAGGGTTTGAGGAAATATGCAAACTTCTCGTGGCTTTCTCCTCTAACGGACCTGCGCCACTGTTATCTCAGTCACACCGGCACTCGGTCAGAGACGCTCGCTGCAGAACATGATCGTCGTGGCGAGCACATCCTCAGAATCGGGCCCAATGCATTGTCATTTAGCCATCCCCAGGCTGTCAGAGACATCTACGGTCACCAGACCAAGTGCACGAAAGATCACAAAGAGACAGTTCTGGCTGGGACGCATCGCAACttgtttgatgttgttgacaagagTGATCATagcagaaagagaagactCTTATCTGCTGCCTTTGCGACAAGAAATCTTGAGAAATGGGAGTTCAAAGTGCAGTATACCACGCAGCGATTGCTCGATGCTTTTGATCAGCGATGCACGGGACCTCTAAAGCCAAACACCAACCCCGACCCTGAAGATCTCACAGTCGACTTCAACCACTGGATCAATCTCTGGACTATTGAAGCAATCAACTATATCGCCCTCTCCTCAAAGATGACTCTTCTCGAGACCGGTACCGACGAAGTCATTGCCGAAAAGCCCGACGGCACACTCTATCCCGCACGATATCGCCAAGCACAGAACGCCGCAGCCATGTGCAAGTCAGTCTTCGTCTGGGAGTACGAACTCTATCCATGGCTAGCCCGTATCTCCAAAGTTGTGCCCAATAAGTGGAAGAGCTACTGGGCCACCAGTGCGCCTTGGGGGGACATTTGCTACCACCAAGCTAAAGACAGACTGAGAAGATATGAAGCAGGAGAGAAACTCGATGACTTTTTCTCATGTCTTATGGTTAACAAAAACGGTGTGCCAAATGACCTCGAGTGGGGAGAGATTGTTGCTGAGACCTCTGCAATCATTGATGCTGGAGCTGAGACTACAGCTATTGCCCTGACACATATCCTTCAACTGCTGATCAGTCATCCCAAGCAGATGCAAAGGTTGAGAGACGAAGTAGCTGCTGttatggatgaagaagacgtCATCTCGCCATttgacaaagtcaaagaccTGCCATATCTCAAAGCCTGCCTTGATGAAGGCCTTCGCCTCATTCCTCCCGTCAGCTCAGGCCTTCCACGACGCACACCCCCAGAAGGAGCTAAGATCATGGAAACTTGGATCCCAGGCGATACATCTGTGTCAATGACGATCTGGAGCGCTCACCATAACGAGGACATTTATCCCGAGCCATATGTCTTCAAGCCAGAGCGGTGGCTAGACCTGGAGGAACGTAAGAGGATGGAACCATTTTTCATCCCGTTCTCAGCGGGCGCAAGAGGGTGTATCGGACGAAACATCTCATACTTGGAACAGCAGATTGTATTGGCTACTTTGGTGCATCGATATGAGTTTGCGATGCCGACTAAGGACTTCACGGTGGACAGGTTCGAAGCCTTCAACTTGATCATGGGCAAACTGCCAATCAAGATCTGGCGAAGATAG